The genomic segment CCATCCCAAACGGTGTGAGGGAATGCATCTGGGTCTGCAAGCAAATGGACCAAGAATAGTCAAAAAAATATCACGTGTCGAGGTTAAGATCAATATTGATCACACTTGCCATTTTTAGCTTCTTCGtaataaatttcagttttttttttttggcataaaTGCTACAAGGTATAAAGAAGGCAAACACCAAAAGTGGCAAAAGTCAAGCAACTTTGGTAATTTAGGAAAGATGCAAAGCAGTACCATATAGTGCATGTCAGGGCCATCATCATCAATTATGATAAGAGCACCACCTGCTGGAGCTCCTGTGCACACGATTTCAACCTTCCCACCAACTTGTGTTCGCAACAAAGAACCTTCAATTAAGTTGCTCAAGGCCTGCCGTAAAGCAGGCTCTTCAACAGCAACTTGCAAAGGCCTAGATAGTTCAGATACGCTTAAATATCGGTGCTGCATATGAGCCAGATGTTCCACACCCGCAACCAAATCATTCAGAACATCAGAAACATTGCATGGCCGTCTGATGCAAGCAAATAGTCATTGCAATActtaaaataactttaaaaggattaattataaaatttcagatATCTAACATTAATGAACAACCAAAATCTGATTGGAATATGTAAAAACTAGTTCAATACAGTAAAGACTCCAAGAGAATGAAGGGCTGTCtataataaaaatcaaaaggacAAATCAGTGACAATCTGCACCAAACATAAAGGTACCCAACTTTACAAATTTAAGGGACCAAAACCAAGACgaaaacaattcaaaattttagtTTGTTTGGCCCAATTCAAAGTTGAGGTTAATAAAGTACTTAGTGTTCCATACAAGTCCAGAAAGAGCGGGAATGATTTTGTGAAACAAAATCCTGTTTCTGGTCCATCTTTCAACATCTACCAGCATTGTCATTATGCATTATTAGAAACTAGAAATCAGGTAACGATATAAATTGATAAAGAGTTTTCTGCACTGAAAAAGGATACCTGACTGCTTTCTGCTTTAAAGGTGCGAGTGCAAGGGGTGGCATGGGAATTTCTGAATCCTTGGGTGTTGAATTGAGAGATAATGCCTCATAAGATTCTAGTGTTTCATTGACTGAGTTAGAGGCACCATAATAAGTTGGTGCGTGCATCTTCTTCAACCCTCCATTATTATGAATTATATTAGCCTGAAGAACAAAAAGCTAACAGTTGGAAAATCCATATGACTATCACAAATTATTCTAAAACTATTAGCAAATTTAGCATGACAGCTTCAATAGAATCAGGAATTTAACCTTGAAAATAAAGCAATCACTGCATCAAACTTCAGGTCGGGGAGTCTtctcaagaagaaaatgcaaagatttttcctttttacctTTCATATGAAGTTTCAGGATTCAAAAAGAGAGTATGAGCTCATGTACATATAAACACATTGCTGACATAAATTAAAGACCACAATATTTTAGGATAAAATGCATTTGACAGACAGATCCTGCAAACAAGTTAAAATGCAAGGCCTAACTCCATCCAGGCTGGGAAGGATAGGGAGAAATAAGCTATACTAATAGCTCAATTCACGAACCAAACCCCATGCTTGATTACTTGTTGAAATTCACAATAGGACAAGAAACCATTGTAAGATAGGCTTTTCCCACATTAAGCGGGAAAACTGAATGCATGCTTGATGAAGGATAGATGACCCACCTTAGTCAGGTAAACAGCATCCTGAAGTTGTTGAAGGACATCTTTAATATGATCACCTTGGACTAAAATGTCTTGAACAATATCAAAGGAGATCTGCAGTCTCATGTTAGTGCTATGTTAGAAAGCTAAAAAGACGTATAAAAACAACTATGTGATGGTCAATGTGTAAATTCCACGAAGATGATGAAAACGTACCTCACTTCTCCTCATGTGAACAGATAGCATTTTACTCAAGGTCTGAATGCTAGAAAGTGATCCCCGGATCTGAGTATAGGAGATCATCATGAACCAATAGAAGTTTTAAATTTCATATGACAAACAAGAAAATTAACACCAGGACAATGTCTTACTTGTTCAACCAGGCTACTCATTCTCACGTTATTTTGCCAAGATGAGTGCTGGAGCAATATTGCTTTCTGAACAGCAAGATTGAAAAAATTCGTTACAAGAGGTAAAATACAAAGGAAACAACAAGGGTCTTCAGATTCAATTATCACATCCTATTTTAGCAGTATGGATGCATCTCTTGTCAGTGAAGTCCAACTTTCAGGTTATTAGATATTGCCATCTAACAAGGATCAAATCCCATTCGGTGCTGATCAAAAAGCTTAAATACACCAGAAACTcctatttaaattttttaaaataattgggTAATTGTGATACTAATGCCCATATACACAATGCCTGAACAAAGCAACAATGTTTTGACCTTGTTTATGGAGAAGCCAAACGTGCAATTCTAGATATGACACTAAGAGTCAGTGAGGAATGAGAACAGTGAAGTTTTTTTGCCCTAGTTTTTATGATATATTAACTATTCAACAGAAATGCAGAGATGTAGAGATAAATATCCAACAAAAAAGAATTTCATAttagtaaataaacaaatataaaactCTAATATTCTGAAAATAACCTGATCCATGACATAGGCCATTGTAATAGAACGAGAAATATTCTCAGCATTCAATCTTTGTTCAGTAGTGAAGTATAAAATCTCGTTTGACTGGCCCTTGTCATATGTTTGTAATTCCAACAGTTTTGAGTCCTCGCTATTGGGTAAGTAGCAAGATTCACCTGTGGATGGCGTTGGTTCTCCTCCCAATATCATTTGCGGAAACTCAGCAACCAAAAACCCCACAACAAATGGATGCTTCACCATTGGGAAAACCACAGATCTAAGCTCAGGGAAAATTTCTGCCTAGAATGAAAAACAGTATCCATCAGAAGCCCATGAATGAAATGAGCAAAATCTCAGTGTCAATCAACTAATAATCATACCGCTCGGCTCGAAAGGGCAGCTTCTGCGACTCTCAGACCTGCGGGAATCCTAAAATCACCCACTAAAATCACAATATCAGCCGTAGCATTAACCAGAGGATGAAAAGTAATGCGACGCAGTTCCAGTCTATCCATAACATAGCTACCAGCTGGTCTTACATAGATCTGCAAATAACAAAACCAGCATCAGAATATGCTCAACATTGAAGCATGCGAGCTCAAATGACATTCACCAAATTTCTAATAAGATGATCACTTGATTCATTATGTTTATACTAAAATGAAATAAGCGCAACTTAAAAGAAACAAGAATCAAaagctcaaatttttttttgtatcaaattcAGTTAGTAACAAGCTAAAAATGAGCAATTCATATGGAAGCTGTTTACGAACCGAACATTATCTGTTTCCGGGCAAATTTGTGAGCTCTAGTCGAATAGATAAATTGAGCAACACAGGCTTTAATTAACCCAATCTACTCTGAGCAACCCCTAACTGCGAAATCAACAGATACTTGATCATCGAAATTTTGGCATATCAACTACTAATAATGAAGCACATTTTAATAATGAGGACAAAGAAAGTACTAGTAAACCTGCTCGAATTAAGTTAAAGCTAAAGTGACAAACAATAagctcaaaaataaaaataaaaagaaaaaagaaaaaagaaggaacaaaaagaaagtaGAAGTGAAATTGGTAAGGGAGATTACAGAGAGGAGAGCGTCGGAATGAACAATGCGGCGAAAGAGGTCCAGTTGTTCAAGACAAAGTCTTTGAAAGTCAACGCTGGGAAGCACCAATCCTCCTCCGTGGCTGCTGCCACCGGCTTTCTCTATCCTTTGGACGAACTCCACGGGTGACGTGGAGACTTTCTTAATAATAGCCGCAACAGCATTTGCGGAAGCCACCATATCCTGATTGGCCTCTTCTCCTACTCCGACACTGTTAGAGTCGTCATTATCGTCATCGGCGGGGGAGTAGGTGGTGGCAGTGGTGGTGACGGGACGCAAGGGCGGCGCAGAGGAGGAGCCGACTGGAAGAGAAGGAGGTCGTTGGGCAGCGGTGGCTCGGCAGAGGGAGGAAGGATTATTGTTTGGTGCAGCGGGAATAGAGAGGAGATTAGAAGTGGTTTGGCAGGGAAGGTTAGGAGGATTGAATAGCGCGGTGGTGGTTTGCGGCAGCGGCGGATATGGAATTGCCGAAAGCATCATCGCCGCAGAAGTTGTCTCTCTTGATTAGCTATTCCTACCAGTAGTAAGTAGTAACTAGTAAGGGAAGGAATCAATTTCAGTCATTTGTTTTGATGGTCGGGACTGAATCCCAGCAGCCAGCCACTGCAGTCCAGTCCAGTCCAGTCCAGCTCCACCGCTCCACCCAATACTACTCACTACTCAGCTGCGGCTGACTGATGAGCGATGATGATGGAAACGGCGTTGGTGTGACGTGTTGAAATCCGAGTGGTTATTAGAGGCTAAAATAGCAGGGCCCACCATTATTAGGCTGCGGCTCTCGTTAGCCTTAGCCCGCCGTTGGTTGCTTCACATGTACGTATCCGTTCACTTGCCGTGACTTACTGAGCATTAAAGAATACTTCACCTCACCCAACCTAACACATAAGCAAGTACTAAGTAGTACATACAACTTATGCATGTGAATGTTTATTGTGTTAAATAAcgtgtaatttttaaattttttaagtgTATTTATCTTTTTATTAAGTTCATAACACAAGCCAAAATgactaatttattttatttttttttttaaaatacaaaagcTATCAAAGAGTATCAGTTAAATTATTTGATATTTTGGTAAAAGTGCttttgacaccaaaatttctgTCGCTAAATTTATGATTTGATGTACATTAAACACTTCAAAACACTTTTATGGagtgtcattttttttaaaacaaaagtaccGCACTCACTCCCAGACGGGCTTTAATAATTCCAATTAATTTTGCAAATTTAAGGTCTTTGGTTGAACAATTAATGGTTCTATAGTTGTCCAACATTTTTTTTGGCCCTTCCTAGTGATGCTCCTCGTATTCAAGATCATTGCTATGATatttttgcccaaaaaaaatagtattCATTTAATTTTTCATGGACTTGTACGTCCTCTTTTAAAAGCAGCACAATTATTGAGCTTTGTCAAAGAAGGATAAGCACCCCAAACAATTCCTCCTACgtggttttgaaaaattttgccaACATAAAAGGATCAAATCAATCTGGTAAAGGAAGTCTATTCGGAGAACCCACGAACCTGTGGCCAACTCAACCTTTTAAagccattattttatttttcccctttttggcCGTATGGAAATTTCATTCTGAAAATATTTCTGCGCCTTTCCTACTTGCAAGAAAATAGGCATCATCAACGAGCAGGCCAAATTTTGGGATctataggaccaaaaaaaagggttaattccactttgttccctcaaactttggacgataacccacttaagtccctaaacttcaaagtGAGatacttaaatccctaaactttTAATTTGCTCCCagttaaggaaaattgttgacAGAATCCTGAATATCGTTGGTGGTCAAAGAGCGTGACAAACACCAGATTTTGACCGAGGGCAACAatgaaaattcacaaaaatcacaTATATAGATTAAAAAAAGGTGGTGAAATATGGAGGGAAGGTTTCCCTCCATGCAACCCACTTCAGATGGATAATGTAGACCCGATCCAAATCATAAAAGGGCACTTCAGGTCGGTATGCTGAGAGACCCAAGTTGTCATTTTGCTGTCCACAAGGCAGGAAGAATAAAAGGAGAACCCAACGCATGGTTCAACAAACAAAGAGAAATGGTGAGgcaattttgtgattgtggaaaGCAAACATTGATGATGACATCATGGACTGCCATGAACCCAGGAAGAAGGTTTTATTGATGTGCCAAGTACAGAGTAagggaaattagggttttgtgtttatacttgttttttatttttggtttgtaCGAATTGTAGCCACCTAATCTTGTCTGCAAACATAATGTTCTTGTCAAACTAGGAACAAGGAGGCTGCATATACTGGGATTGGGTTGATCCTGAGATGTGTCAAAGGTCAAAAGAAATAATACCTGGACTGCTAAGGTCGATGAACAAGATGGAAGCTGAGTTGGACAGGTTGAAAGAAAATTCAAGGTGCCAACAATCGAAAGTGAGGAAGCTAAGATGTACTTGATTATCCACTGGGTTGTCATTGTCATGTGGTTGTTTTTGTTCAAATCTGGGGGAGAACGTCCAAAATGAGTTTTCCAGAAGAAGCAACCGCTTATGTCGGACTACCTGTTTTGTTTACTCAAATATGGGACCACCTTTGTCTGTCATTGCTAAGTAGTGGACCTTTTGAGTGGTGCAAGAAGGAAATTCTTACTTTTGCTGACTATGTAATTACCAGCACTTTCCCTAAAAGTGTTGGTTTTATATGTACTGTATCAAATTTAGGGATATAGTGGACCTGCTATGTCCCATAATTGTGAACGTTGGACCTGCTATGTAATCAGAATTTGTTGTTTAGGGATTTTAGTGTCCCAATTTGTGAAGTTTATTGTAAGTAGTTTATGTCACATTAACAACAGCAAACAATAGTCGTACCAGAACATAAAATTTTCAGCAAAAGCCTTTGATCATTCAACAAATCATCCAATACACTAGCAATACCAGGAATGACAAAAATCCACATTAACAACCTCTGCATTTCACCTATCTGGACTAGCAGAACAAAGGCTATACGAGTTCCAAAACAGAGGCTACCAAAAACAGAGGCTAACAAAAATTTCaagttaacaaaaaaaatcatagtTCCAATGGACTATATGAGTTGAACAAAAGTTTGCCACATCTGGACTAGCAAAACAGAGGCTTTTAGTTGCCTAATTTGATTGTATctacaaaacaaaaaaggcTATATGCCTGTACAATTCTTGAGTTGGTTTGTCCAGCATCAGTCAGTTCATGCTTGAAGGCTATTTGACATGTTGCTGCAATTTTCCCAACTTAACAGATTGGTTTCCATCCCCAAGGAGCTGCACATTTTCAATTCCAGGTGACTCCTTCGCGTGTCTAGCAGCTGTCTGTAATGTAGATAGGTTAACACACGAATTCCCCTGTCATGTGAATTGTGCTGGCTTAAGTCCACTGCTGGAATGAGAGGCTGTTCCCAAGTCCACGTATGAGTGTGGTGCTCTCATCGTTACTCCGTGGCTGTGGGAATAAAGTTTGCGACCATTAGCTTTGGAGCTTAACTGCAAACAAGCACATAACATGAATCAATAAGCCGTGACACCCATAAATAAAGACCTGATATATGGAGACCATTTACATGAGTTGTTGTATGACTCTTTTCCACATGCTCAGAACTTTTTTGAGCATGCTTATATGGGTTTTCCAGATCATCAGACCGTATTTTTACAGTTTTGAATCCCAAGTCTCCAGTCATGTCCAGTGAGCTGCTAAAGGTCCATTGCCTCAACTTACAATTATTCTTTGAGTGACCATGCTTACGACAGAATgagcattttcttcttttctttgtcaCTGGTTCTTGTGCCCCATGTTTTGGCTGATTGGCATTCAAATTTTGAGATGGACCTGTGTGACTCTGTTGCATACTTACTCCAACAATGTCAATGGTCACATCAGTTGGACAAGCCTCTTTAGTATTTGGCTGCATAGATGGACCTCCATCTCCAATATCACTATTCTCCTTTGCTGAACTTGTAGTTGTCCCCTCAGTAGTTTGCTTATTTTTATCCGGACATCCTCTCTTGTTATGTCCGTATTTTTTGCAGCGGCTGCAGCTCATCATGGTGCCAACCTTGCTAACCTTGTGAGGTTTAGTTGGATTGACACAGCTGTCCCGTCTTTCTTCTTCTGAAGCTTTTTTTCTCATCTTCTTCGGCCTTCCAGCAGATCTTCTGTAAGTCGGAGGCTTCATTGCTGGAAGATCTATGTGCTCCCACAAATTAGGACCATCGATTGGATTAAGTACAGGTTCATAACTTCGTAGATACGTATTCTTCAAGTAGGTGTTGGAAACATGCTTCTCTGGTGCATCATGTCTCCTGTTGATGGCAGCTACAGCATGGCCACATGGTATTCCCCTTAATTGCCACTttctacatgaacaggttttggcAGCCATGTCAACAATGTACTGTTCCCCAAATAGACAGCTTATCTGATACTTCATTGTTCCAGCATATGACGCTATGCACATACACTGCTCTTGTTTAGCCTTTTCCAGTATCTCAAATATTGCTGGACAAAGGAGACCTGAATACAAAATGAAAACAACAAATTGGTCATAAATTTCTCAAAGTTACGAACTGAACTTAATACTAGTAAATTAAATGTTTCTAAACCTTCGTGCTTGGACATTGATTCCCTGTTCCTCTCCATCCTCTTCAATAGGTACAAATAAATGGTCTGCAGCATAGATATGATTGGTAGTGACCTGGCCTTTAAAATTACTGCATTAAAGGACTCACAcatgttattcaccaaaatatTACAATCCAATCCACATCTGAAATGGGCTCTACACCAAGTTTTGGGATCTTTTTCATCAAGCCAAGAATGCGCAGCTGCAGATTCTTGCCTCAACTGCTCCATTTCGACTTTCTAGTGGGTAACATAAGAAGCTTTTGCGCATTTCCAAAGTCTTTCTTTTAAGGCCAGGCCTCAACGACTTTCAGGTATGCTCCTTGGTAAGTGTCTTGATCTGGAAAGTGTTTTCACCTTGCATTTTTGAGCCAAAAATTTGCCATTCACAGCCTCTACATTTCACCCGTACCCTATATGTGTCATTTTTTATGAACTGGACATCCTTTCCCTCCATAATGGCTTGGATTCTAACAGCCAACCTAAAAATAACAACTGATGAAAACCTCTGGCCTACCTTAAATCTTGGATTTCTCATTTCAGTTTTCTcattaaaaactgaaaatttaggCTTCTTATTCCTCTTAGGACCATCTTCATTTTCGGATTCACTCTCACTCTTCAAATCTGTAGAACAATCTATTTCATATTCTGACTGCATATCCTCCACATTAACCATGTCAGGCTCATCACAAACATTTACTTCATCAACAGCTTCTCTTTTCCTACttgctctcttttttcttgTGTCTTTGCTGGTAGAATGTCCAACTTCAGGAGCTCCTTTATGTACACCAAACTGTTGTCCAATCTTCAAGGCTTCATCAAATAAAACATCCTTCTCAACTTGCCCCGTATAATCTGGATCATCGAATTTGTCATCAGCCTGCACATCATTATCAGCCTGCACATCAGTCTCATTAGCCTGCATATCATTATCAGTTGCCATTTGTGATTCTTCCCCTGCATTATCTCCCTTGTTGTCCTTCTCTTGTTGCAAATTAGGACTTTTGGAATCAAAATTCTCATGACTGTTTGCAGCAACTTCATTACTGTTGTCATCAGCCACATTTTTCCTTCTGTTGTTCACATCGTTGAAGTCAACTTCTTCCAGTATTGCTATGTCACTGTCCATTTCATatgtttctttctcttttgtagCCTGCTTGGTAGAAGTGTTGTGGCCTTCAGGCATGTCTCCATCATCTATTTTTTGAGTTTGAAGCCTCACTGGATTATCATCAGTTTCAACTCGTAGATAAACCTCTGCCACTCTATTGGATAGCAATGTGTTTACAAGTAGATCACAATCCCAATCACACATGCAAAAATATAGTCCAGTCTCAAGTGGCATACCAGGAATCCTACCATACCACCCAAAACGAGCATCTTTCGGGTATCCTAGTCTTACTGCACATTCATCAAGCACCTGTAGTGACCATTTTTCAGCATTACAGTTGTCTATATAGTCTACCCTTCCCCCCACGTATTCTTTGCTGGGAGAACTTCTGATGGTGTATCGCCAAAGAAAATGGATCGGGCCAAATGTCATTTGAACCACACTCtggttaaataaaaaaaaatcattaataaTTAACCCATTAATTATTTACAAAATTTTTAGCATTTGGGACCACAATGTCTTCAACAGAAGGAACATTAGGGTTCCCACAATACTCACTTTTTAGTAAATTATGCAGACCCACTAACAGTACCATCGAAAATATATAATGCCTTGGACATGCATTCCACAACCATCCAAAACCTTAACTTTTCAACAATCCCTACGGCTTTAAAACGTTTTTCTACTGCTACCCCAAATTCTTACCcaaatttcgattcttaaattCAATTAAAGTACACAAAAAGCtgtaaaatatttttctcataccagtacttgtcttctcttttgctttttgttgtTTCGCTGCGGATCCGGACACTTTTTCTCTCACATTGACTCGCTTCCTTCCAATTCTTGCAATCTTCAGTGTTTTTCAGCAACAATCATTCGAATTTTTACATACTTTGGTTTTTCCCCTCCTCTCTATTTTTTCGTCCAAGACAGAGGAAAGAAATGACCACTATCTGGGTTTTTCCCTCCtttgcaatttttttcctttgtttgtcCTTAATTTACGACCCAAATTTACGTTTATGTCCTTGTCATTTTCAGTAACAATATTCCCCCACCTTCATTAACGGAGAGTGTTTGCCACGCTCTTTGACCACCAACGATATTCAGGATTTTgtcaacaattttccttaactGGAAGCAAATTAAAAGTTTAGGAATTTAAGTGTCCCactttgaagtttagggacttaagtgggttatcgtccaaagtttgaggggacaaagtggaattaaccccaaaaaaaattgtCGGATCTAAGCCGAAGGCAGGAAGTACGTGTTCAAACTTGTACTCCCAACGGCTCGGAGACAAAAAGATCAAAACAATCCTTTTTGTTTTGACTTCCTCAAAACCTTAACTGCCCTGCATTTTTTACACTTTGAAGTTTGACCACCTCCCTTTCACTTTCAGTCAGTCTCCCTCTCTGCCTTAAACTTCCCCATTTCCCACAATTTGACACACATACGTAACAGTGCTCACCCAAATTTCTAGCCGTTAGAACTCAGAACTCTCCTTTTATCGGTGTCCTTCCTCCCTTCATAAATGTGAAGCATTTTCCCGTTTCTTGCAGCCATTTTTTTTCTCACTATGGCTAATCGCCCAGCTGCCCCAACAAGCGTTTCGAG from the Coffea arabica cultivar ET-39 chromosome 11e, Coffea Arabica ET-39 HiFi, whole genome shotgun sequence genome contains:
- the LOC113719343 gene encoding chloroplast sensor kinase, chloroplastic — its product is MMLSAIPYPPLPQTTTALFNPPNLPCQTTSNLLSIPAAPNNNPSSLCRATAAQRPPSLPVGSSSAPPLRPVTTTATTYSPADDDNDDSNSVGVGEEANQDMVASANAVAAIIKKVSTSPVEFVQRIEKAGGSSHGGGLVLPSVDFQRLCLEQLDLFRRIVHSDALLSIYVRPAGSYVMDRLELRRITFHPLVNATADIVILVGDFRIPAGLRVAEAALSSRAAEIFPELRSVVFPMVKHPFVVGFLVAEFPQMILGGEPTPSTGESCYLPNSEDSKLLELQTYDKGQSNEILYFTTEQRLNAENISRSITMAYVMDQKAILLQHSSWQNNVRMSSLVEQIRGSLSSIQTLSKMLSVHMRRSEISFDIVQDILVQGDHIKDVLQQLQDAVYLTKANIIHNNGGLKKMHAPTYYGASNSVNETLESYEALSLNSTPKDSEIPMPPLALAPLKQKAVRRPCNVSDVLNDLVAGVEHLAHMQHRYLSVSELSRPLQVAVEEPALRQALSNLIEGSLLRTQVGGKVEIVCTGAPAGGALIIIDDDGPDMHYMTQMHSLTPFGMDLFSDDKVEDNMTWNFIAGLTVAREILETYGCVVRVISPRTSDASIGAGGTRVELWLPYVTSPDADEVDRVI